A window of the Desulfobacula toluolica Tol2 genome harbors these coding sequences:
- the rpsL gene encoding 30S ribosomal protein S12, translating to MPTINQLVRKGRKKAEKKVSTPALKGGPQKRGVCTRVYTSTPKKPNSALRKVARVRLTTGMEVAAYIPGMGHNLQEHSVVLVRGGRVKDLPGVRYHIVRGALDTLGVDDRRQGRSKYGAKRPK from the coding sequence ATGCCGACCATTAATCAATTGGTTCGAAAAGGTAGAAAAAAAGCAGAAAAAAAGGTTAGTACCCCTGCTTTAAAGGGTGGTCCTCAGAAACGTGGTGTTTGTACCAGGGTGTACACGTCAACTCCAAAGAAACCTAACTCTGCTTTGAGAAAAGTAGCCAGGGTTCGTTTGACTACTGGAATGGAAGTTGCTGCATACATACCCGGCATGGGGCATAACCTTCAGGAGCATTCTGTGGTTCTTGTCAGGGGTGGCAGAGTAAAGGATCTTCCAGGTGTTCGCTATCATATTGTCAGGGGCGCTCTTGATACTTTGGGTGTTGATGACAGGCGGCAGGGCAGGTCAAAATACGGAGCAAAGAGACCTAAATAA
- the rpoC gene encoding DNA-directed RNA polymerase subunit beta' has product MDNIYDFFAKPKDPKIYKGVQITLASSDQIREWSHGEIKKPETINYRTFKPERDGLFCAKVFGPTKDYECNCGKYKRMKHRGVVCEKCGVEVIQSKVRRERMAHIELASPVSHIWFLKSLPSKIGNVLDLTLKNLEKVLYFDSYLVIDPKDTGLKKLQLLSDDQYYEAVETFGDDFEAGIGAEAILKLLEDINLQEVHDELKEEISLTKSVAKKQKMAKRLKVIDAFLTSGIEPTRMILTACPILPPDLRPLVPLEGGRFATSDLNDLYRRVLNRNNRLKRLVDLNAPDIIVRNEKRMLQEAVDVLFDNGRHGRVVTGTNKRPLKSLSDTLKGKQGRFRQNLLGKRVDYSGRTVITVGSELRLHQCGIPKKMALELFKPFIYNYLEQKGLVSTVKSAKKMVEREETEVWDALESVVKEYPVMLNRAPTLHRLGFQAFEPVLIEGKAIQLHPLVCPAFNADFDGDQMAVHVPLSLESQLEARIMMLSTNNILSPANGQPIIVPTQDIVLGIYYMTRAVQNQKGSGVSFSSIEEVRYAFDSGELSLHAKIKVRIDGEMYDTTTGRILLWESIPGDTLLSLSRIRTQTLEDAEAAMEELKAGNDFDKVLKKYSDDEIKKTKGKTGLLTRKEFKNIFQVSEIVVEQFYGLKEGQFTDVRKVGNYYTIFKVDERETTLPFNLVNKLMDKSSIVKLIDYAYRNIGLKETVILSDRLKDIGYKYSTLGGLSICIDDMIIPDEKWEIIAKSEKNIEDIKNQYSEGLITQGEKYNKVVDIWAQATDDIANAMMEVMKNPTRGKIDGSPEDYNAVYVMADSGARGSKDQMRQLAGMRGLMAKPSGEIIENPITACFREGLSVLQYFISTHGARKGLADTALKTANSGYLTRRLADVGQDCTIVEIDCGTINGIEVEALYEGGEIIQTLGERILGRVTQEDIRDPYSDEFIVGVDTELEESHVKRIEEAGVQKVKIRSVLTCNSKNGVCSRCYGRDLAHGVTVEIGQAIGIVAAQSIGEPGTQLTMRTFHIGGTASRKVEVAEIKARVGGILKYNEDIQTVISAENEVIVMNRKGAGINIVGEEGRERAKETVIYGATLHLKDGQQVQPGDVIATWDPFTTPIITEVSGRVRFADIEVGNTVQEQIDPVTGKVSRTITEGKDSEIRPRITIKDKEGKAVKLPKSKTSARYYLPVNAILTVEEDEQIMAGDVIAKLPRATTKTKDITGGLPRVAELFEVRKPKDPGMLTEIDGYVLVSKGTKGRQKVTITPTDVGGKKEYAIPKGQHVTVYDGDYVKAGDPLIAGSANPQDIMNIKGEVALAKYLVDEVQEVYRLQGVRINDKHIEVVIRQMMRRVKVIETGDTNFIPDEQVDRIHFAEVNREVAGMGGETAKGEPLILGITKASLSTDSFLSAASFQETTKVLTLAAIEGKYDGLKGLKENVVMGRIIPAGTGFPGYSDVEVALGDVAQV; this is encoded by the coding sequence TTGGATAATATATACGATTTCTTCGCAAAACCAAAAGATCCTAAGATTTATAAGGGCGTTCAAATAACCCTTGCATCTTCAGACCAGATTAGAGAGTGGTCTCATGGTGAAATCAAAAAACCGGAAACCATAAATTACCGGACATTCAAGCCGGAAAGAGACGGACTTTTTTGTGCAAAGGTATTCGGTCCTACCAAGGATTACGAGTGCAATTGCGGTAAATACAAACGTATGAAACATCGCGGGGTTGTGTGTGAAAAATGCGGTGTTGAAGTAATTCAGTCCAAAGTGCGGCGAGAGAGGATGGCACATATCGAACTTGCTTCTCCGGTGTCTCACATCTGGTTTTTGAAAAGTCTTCCCAGCAAAATAGGCAATGTTCTTGATTTGACATTAAAAAATCTTGAAAAAGTTCTTTATTTTGACTCCTATCTTGTGATTGATCCCAAAGATACGGGTTTGAAAAAACTTCAACTTCTGTCAGATGATCAATATTATGAGGCTGTGGAAACTTTTGGTGATGACTTCGAGGCTGGTATTGGTGCAGAAGCCATTTTAAAGTTGCTCGAAGATATTAACCTTCAAGAGGTTCATGATGAACTTAAAGAAGAGATCAGCCTGACCAAATCCGTTGCCAAGAAACAAAAAATGGCCAAGCGCCTTAAAGTTATTGATGCATTTTTGACCTCGGGGATTGAGCCCACACGGATGATTTTGACGGCCTGTCCCATTTTGCCGCCGGATTTAAGGCCGCTTGTGCCTCTTGAAGGTGGGCGGTTTGCGACATCTGATTTAAATGACTTGTATCGCAGGGTATTAAACAGAAACAACCGTCTGAAAAGATTGGTAGACCTTAATGCACCTGATATCATTGTCAGAAATGAAAAAAGGATGCTTCAGGAAGCCGTAGATGTGCTGTTTGATAATGGTCGTCACGGAAGGGTGGTGACCGGGACCAATAAGCGGCCGTTAAAGTCTTTAAGTGACACATTAAAAGGAAAACAGGGCAGGTTCAGACAGAATCTGCTTGGCAAGCGTGTGGATTACTCCGGTCGTACCGTTATTACAGTTGGTTCTGAACTGCGGCTTCATCAATGCGGTATCCCTAAAAAGATGGCTCTGGAGCTGTTTAAGCCTTTTATTTATAATTATCTTGAACAAAAAGGCCTTGTTTCAACGGTTAAAAGTGCTAAAAAAATGGTTGAACGTGAGGAGACCGAGGTTTGGGATGCACTTGAATCTGTTGTAAAAGAATATCCGGTGATGCTCAACCGCGCACCCACACTCCATCGTCTCGGGTTTCAGGCATTTGAGCCTGTGCTGATCGAAGGGAAAGCCATTCAGCTTCATCCATTGGTTTGTCCTGCATTTAATGCAGACTTTGATGGTGATCAGATGGCGGTTCATGTGCCACTTTCCCTTGAGTCTCAGCTTGAGGCAAGGATTATGATGCTGTCTACAAACAATATTCTTTCTCCTGCAAATGGTCAGCCGATTATAGTACCGACCCAGGATATTGTGCTGGGTATTTATTATATGACTCGAGCCGTGCAGAATCAAAAAGGTTCTGGGGTTAGTTTTTCAAGTATTGAAGAAGTAAGATATGCGTTTGATTCAGGGGAACTTTCGCTTCATGCCAAAATTAAAGTTCGAATTGATGGTGAAATGTATGATACCACAACGGGTCGAATTCTTCTTTGGGAATCCATTCCAGGTGATACGCTTTTGTCATTGAGCAGGATCAGAACCCAAACCCTGGAAGATGCTGAAGCCGCAATGGAAGAATTAAAAGCCGGCAATGATTTTGATAAGGTTTTAAAAAAATATTCTGACGATGAGATTAAAAAGACCAAAGGAAAAACAGGTCTTCTTACCAGAAAGGAATTTAAAAATATATTTCAGGTGTCGGAGATTGTTGTTGAACAATTCTATGGTCTCAAAGAGGGTCAGTTTACGGATGTCAGAAAAGTGGGGAATTATTATACCATATTTAAAGTGGATGAACGAGAGACCACTTTGCCCTTCAATCTTGTTAACAAGCTTATGGACAAGTCTTCTATTGTTAAACTGATCGACTATGCATACCGTAATATCGGGTTAAAGGAAACCGTTATTCTTTCTGATCGGCTCAAGGATATAGGGTATAAATATTCGACTCTGGGAGGTTTGTCAATTTGTATAGACGATATGATTATCCCGGATGAAAAATGGGAAATTATTGCCAAATCAGAAAAAAATATTGAAGATATAAAAAATCAGTATTCCGAAGGATTGATTACTCAGGGTGAAAAGTATAATAAGGTGGTCGATATCTGGGCTCAGGCAACGGATGATATTGCCAATGCCATGATGGAAGTCATGAAAAATCCGACACGCGGAAAGATTGACGGGTCACCTGAAGATTATAATGCAGTGTATGTCATGGCTGACTCCGGGGCTCGAGGCAGTAAGGATCAGATGCGTCAGCTGGCAGGGATGAGGGGTTTGATGGCCAAACCGTCCGGTGAGATTATTGAAAATCCGATTACCGCCTGTTTCCGGGAAGGCCTGTCCGTACTGCAGTATTTTATTTCAACACATGGTGCGCGCAAGGGATTGGCTGATACGGCCTTGAAGACCGCAAACTCTGGATATCTTACAAGACGTCTGGCTGATGTGGGTCAGGACTGTACCATTGTTGAAATTGATTGCGGTACTATTAATGGTATTGAGGTTGAAGCATTGTACGAGGGGGGGGAAATTATTCAAACCCTTGGCGAGAGAATCCTTGGAAGGGTGACTCAGGAAGATATCCGGGATCCTTACTCGGATGAATTTATTGTTGGCGTGGACACCGAACTTGAGGAAAGCCATGTCAAAAGAATAGAAGAAGCCGGAGTTCAGAAAGTTAAAATTCGTTCCGTTCTGACGTGTAATTCAAAAAATGGTGTTTGTTCCAGGTGCTACGGAAGGGATCTTGCCCATGGTGTAACTGTTGAAATCGGTCAAGCCATTGGTATTGTTGCGGCTCAGTCCATTGGTGAACCTGGAACTCAGTTGACCATGAGAACCTTCCATATTGGTGGTACTGCTTCAAGAAAGGTAGAGGTTGCGGAAATCAAGGCCAGGGTTGGAGGTATACTGAAATACAATGAAGATATCCAGACGGTAATTTCTGCTGAAAATGAAGTAATAGTAATGAACCGGAAAGGTGCCGGTATTAACATTGTTGGAGAAGAAGGGCGTGAAAGAGCTAAAGAGACGGTTATTTATGGTGCAACCCTTCATCTTAAAGATGGTCAGCAAGTCCAACCAGGGGATGTGATCGCCACATGGGATCCGTTTACCACGCCGATTATCACGGAAGTATCCGGTCGTGTTAGATTTGCCGACATAGAGGTCGGAAACACGGTTCAAGAACAAATCGACCCTGTAACCGGAAAAGTTTCCCGTACAATCACAGAAGGGAAAGATAGTGAGATTCGTCCCAGAATTACCATTAAGGACAAAGAGGGAAAAGCGGTTAAGCTTCCCAAGTCCAAGACTTCTGCCAGATATTATTTGCCTGTGAATGCCATTCTTACGGTTGAAGAAGACGAACAGATTATGGCGGGGGATGTAATTGCAAAATTGCCCAGGGCGACCACAAAAACAAAGGACATTACCGGTGGGCTTCCAAGAGTTGCCGAATTGTTTGAAGTCAGAAAACCAAAAGATCCGGGTATGCTGACTGAGATTGACGGATATGTCTTGGTGTCCAAAGGTACAAAGGGAAGGCAGAAAGTCACGATCACCCCGACGGATGTTGGAGGAAAGAAAGAATACGCCATTCCAAAAGGTCAACATGTTACGGTCTATGATGGTGATTATGTAAAGGCGGGTGATCCGCTGATTGCCGGAAGTGCAAATCCCCAGGATATTATGAACATCAAGGGAGAAGTTGCTTTGGCAAAATATCTGGTGGACGAGGTGCAGGAGGTTTACAGGCTTCAGGGTGTAAGGATTAATGACAAACATATTGAGGTGGTTATCCGTCAGATGATGAGACGGGTAAAGGTCATTGAGACAGGTGATACCAACTTTATTCCGGATGAACAGGTCGACAGGATTCATTTTGCAGAAGTCAATCGGGAAGTAGCCGGTATGGGTGGTGAAACCGCAAAAGGGGAGCCGTTAATTCTTGGTATTACAAAAGCATCATTATCTACTGATAGTTTTCTTTCAGCCGCATCATTCCAGGAAACAACAAAAGTGCTGACTCTTGCTGCTATAGAGGGTAAGTATGACGGCCTTAAAGGATTGAAAGAAAATGTTGTGATGGGTCGTATTATACCTGCAGGGACGGGTTTCCCGGGATACAGCGACGTAGAAGTTGCTTTGGGTGACGTAGCGCAAGTTTGA